A window from Acidithiobacillus sp. encodes these proteins:
- a CDS encoding DUF302 domain-containing protein, producing the protein MSQTYRRALVGMTLGILLVGGQANGAEGAAGPAVPAPVLGMPPISLKSPLYVVEVQPGVTPEQIKIAIQTAAAGENMNLVGTLNIQRGLQQRGIKSNDTYVIYEVCNLLLGAKILVGTPEFGAFAPCKIVLFETKGKLKLMTYLPSYALKYFPETAEAQKVAQELDKQIIYIMKQAATGGF; encoded by the coding sequence ATGTCTCAAACGTACCGCAGAGCCCTTGTGGGTATGACGCTGGGGATCCTTTTAGTGGGTGGCCAAGCTAACGGTGCCGAGGGAGCCGCGGGGCCAGCCGTTCCTGCTCCCGTGTTGGGCATGCCACCCATCTCCCTCAAATCCCCCCTCTATGTGGTGGAGGTGCAGCCAGGCGTTACTCCAGAACAGATAAAAATCGCCATACAGACTGCTGCCGCGGGAGAAAACATGAACCTCGTTGGCACGCTGAACATACAGCGCGGATTGCAGCAACGGGGCATAAAAAGCAATGACACCTATGTCATTTACGAAGTATGCAATCTGTTGTTGGGGGCCAAGATACTGGTTGGCACGCCGGAATTCGGCGCCTTCGCGCCCTGCAAGATCGTGCTTTTTGAGACGAAGGGCAAGCTGAAGCTGATGACCTACCTACCCTCCTACGCGCTCAAGTATTTTCCCGAGACCGCCGAGGCGCAAAAGGTCGCGCAGGAACTGGATAAACAGATCATCTACATCATGAAACAAGCGGCCACAGGCGGCTTTTAA